The Bombus vancouverensis nearcticus chromosome 12, iyBomVanc1_principal, whole genome shotgun sequence genome contains a region encoding:
- the LOC117155007 gene encoding sperm-associated antigen 6 isoform X3 has product MTARSILQVFDQYQKARLFFVQSIADFASKPNTIDCLEAAGVLDLLCPLLTDPVPSIQHTAAVALGKLANNSMKLAQAVVRMGILPQLLKNIDKQNKFYKKAALFVLRAIARHSPELASMVIQNNGLDTIIICLEDFDSGVKEATAWALGYIARHNKTLAQAIVDAGAVPLLVLALQEPELCLKQISASALFDISKHNIDLAETVVDAGAIPFLAKALSNPDTKLKRQVLLALSSIAKHSVHLAESIIEAEIFPDVLVHMAHPDECVVKAAAMLTREICKHTLEGIVHLSTILYEENDDHTLAVTVWAIGQIGKHTSEHAKAVAVANILPKLLQLYNNPNSSEDLKAKCNTALKQILQKCMYIEALESLLHDSPPNILKYVLGQFSKILPHDPRARRLFVTSGGLKKVQEIQADPGSTLLEYIQIINCCFPDEIVRYYSPGYPNSLLEAVEQYQPKCPSLFAIEEHLSSDIDSKSSLSSFNEEEKEEHVRKLC; this is encoded by the exons atgaCAGCACGTTCAATTTTACAAG TCTTTGATCAGTACCAAAAGGCTCGTCTATTCTTTGTTCAATCCATTGCTGATTTTGCCTCAAAACCAAACACTATAGATTGTTTAGAAGCTGCTGGGGTTTTGGATCTCTTATGCCCTTTGTTAACAGATCCTGTACCATCTATTCAGCATACAGCTGCAGTTGCATTAGGAAAACTTGCAAATAATAGTATGAAATTGGCACAAGCTGTTGTAAGAATGGGTATTTTACCTCAATTATTGAAGAATATTGATAAACAAAAT aaattttataaaaaagcaGCCCTATTTGTTTTACGTGCAATTGCTAGACATTCCCCAGAATTGGCATCTATGGTGATTCAGAATAATGGATTGGATActataataatttgtttagaAGATTTTGATTCTGGTGTTAAGGAAGCTACTGCTTGGGCATTAGGATACATTGCTAGGCATAATAAGACTTTGGCTCAAGCCATAGTTGATGCAG GAGCTGTTCCACTTTTAGTCTTGGCCTTACAAGAACCTGAATTATGTTTAAAACAAATTAGTGCCTCTGCTTTATTCGATATAAGCAAACATAATATTGATCTTGCAGAAACAGTGGTTGATGCAGGAGCCATTCCTTTTCTTGCAAAGGCATTATCTAATCCTGATACTAAGTTAAAG CGTCAAGTTCTTTTGGCATTAAGCAGTATAGCAAAACACTCTGTACACCTAGCAGAATCTATTATTGAAGCTGAAATTTTTCCTGATGTTCTTGTACACATGGCACATCCTGATGAATGTGTTGTTAAAGCTGCTGCAATGTTAACTAGAGAAATTTGTAAACATACATTAGAG GGAATTGTTCACCTATCTACTATATTATATGAAGAAAATGACGATCATACACTTGCTGTCACTGTATGGGCAATTGGGCAAATTGGAAAGCATACATCAGAACATGCAAAAGCAGTTGCAGTCGCAAACATTCTTCCAAAGTTATTACAG CTGTACAATAATCCAAATAGCTCAGAAGATCTCAAAGCAAAATGCAATACAGCACTGAAACAAATACTACaaaaatgtatgtatattgaaGCTTTGGAATCCTTGCTGCATGATTCACCACCTAATATTCTAAAATATGTACTTGGACAATTTAGCAAG attttGCCTCATGATCCCAGGGCAAGAAGATTATTTGTAACATCCGGTGGTTTAAAGAAAGTACAAGAAATTCAAGCAGATCCTGGTTCAACACTTTTGGAgtatatacaaattataaattgctgTTTTCCAGATGAAATTGTCAG ATATTACTCTCCTGGATATCCAAACAGTCTTTTGGAAGCTGTAGAACAGTATCAACCGAAATGTCCTTCCCTATTTGCAATAGAAGAACACTTATCTTCTGATATTGATTCTAAATCTTCGCTATCATCTTTCAATGAAGAAG AAAAGGAGGAACATGTGAGAAAGTTAtgttaa
- the LOC117155014 gene encoding uncharacterized protein LOC117155014 isoform X2: MTEELLSKEKEFHQLNKELEQKASNLIAKIDSVVNTYNNGCSNLNSRKHCVNATRERTACLNGITIQNKDNFQILVKRNSSLPHIFDQSVALKPKIESQKDNEDEVSKQKNLANKTVLNFLKAKVDILQDELQTMRIEYRKQDLDRLQKQVKITNQQSNSCLMRLNRSLENNDKLKNALKYSEVEEKELKTQIRKLEEDRKLTANHLGKQLSELIQVFKKQMLIVDNLKKQNACLLAVGQLKLTKEDFSRLLDQKPENV; the protein is encoded by the exons ATGACTGAAGAATTATTAtctaaagaaaaagaatttcatCAGTTGAATAAAGAACTTGAGCAGAAAGCAAGCAATTTGATAGCAAAAATAGATTCTGTTGTTAACACTTACAATAACGGATGCTCGAATCTTAATTCGAGGAAACATTGCGTAAATGCGACGAGAGAAAGAACAGCCTGTTTAAATGGTATAACAATacaaaataaagataattttCAGATTTTGGTTAAACGAAATTCATCTTTACCTCATATTTTCGATCAATCCGTTGCTTTGAAGCC aaAAATAGAATCACAGAAAGATAACGAGGATGAAGTTTCTAAGCAAAAGAACCTGGCAAATAAAACTGTTCTCAATTTCTTAAAAGCTAAGGTAGATATATTACAGGATGAGCTACAAACAATGCGAATTGAATATAGAAAACAG gACTTAGATAGACTTCAAAAGCAAGTAAAGATAACAAATCAACAGTCTAATAGTTGCTTGATGAGATTAAATAGATCTTTGGAAAATAATGATAAACTTAAGAATGCATTGAAATATTCTGAAGTAGAAGAAAAG GAATTGAAGACCCAAATTAGAAAGCTAGAAGAAGATAGAAAATTAACAGCTAATCACTTGGGAAAGCAACTTTCGGAATTAATACAAGTGTTTAAAAAACAAATGTTAATTGTAGATAACTTAAAGAAgcaaaat GCATGCTTACTGGCAGTTGGACAACTAAAATTAACAAAAGAAGATTTCTCAAGATTATTGGATCAGAAACCTGAAAATGTatga
- the LOC117155007 gene encoding sperm-associated antigen 6 isoform X2: MTARSILQVFDQYQKARLFFVQSIADFASKPNTIDCLEAAGVLDLLCPLLTDPVPSIQHTAAVALGKLANNSMKLAQAVVRMGILPQLLKNIDKQNKFYKKAALFVLRAIARHSPELASMVIQNNGLDTIIICLEDFDSGVKEATAWALGYIARHNKTLAQAIVDAGAVPLLVLALQEPELCLKQISASALFDISKHNIDLAETVVDAGAIPFLAKALSNPDTKLKRQVLLALSSIAKHSVHLAESIIEAEIFPDVLVHMAHPDECVVKAAAMLTREICKHTLELAQLIVNIGGIGALVELISTSKLTVRLPAIMAIGYIAGHLDQLAIAVIGSKGIVHLSTILYEENDDHTLAVTVWAIGQIGKHTSEHAKAVAVANILPKLLQLYNNPNSSEDLKAKCNTALKQILQKCMYIEALESLLHDSPPNILKYVLGQFSKILPHDPRARRLFVTSGGLKKVQEIQADPGSTLLEYIQIINCCFPDEIVRYYSPGYPNSLLEAVEQYQPKCPSLFAIEEHLSSDIDSKSSLSSFNEEG; encoded by the exons atgaCAGCACGTTCAATTTTACAAG TCTTTGATCAGTACCAAAAGGCTCGTCTATTCTTTGTTCAATCCATTGCTGATTTTGCCTCAAAACCAAACACTATAGATTGTTTAGAAGCTGCTGGGGTTTTGGATCTCTTATGCCCTTTGTTAACAGATCCTGTACCATCTATTCAGCATACAGCTGCAGTTGCATTAGGAAAACTTGCAAATAATAGTATGAAATTGGCACAAGCTGTTGTAAGAATGGGTATTTTACCTCAATTATTGAAGAATATTGATAAACAAAAT aaattttataaaaaagcaGCCCTATTTGTTTTACGTGCAATTGCTAGACATTCCCCAGAATTGGCATCTATGGTGATTCAGAATAATGGATTGGATActataataatttgtttagaAGATTTTGATTCTGGTGTTAAGGAAGCTACTGCTTGGGCATTAGGATACATTGCTAGGCATAATAAGACTTTGGCTCAAGCCATAGTTGATGCAG GAGCTGTTCCACTTTTAGTCTTGGCCTTACAAGAACCTGAATTATGTTTAAAACAAATTAGTGCCTCTGCTTTATTCGATATAAGCAAACATAATATTGATCTTGCAGAAACAGTGGTTGATGCAGGAGCCATTCCTTTTCTTGCAAAGGCATTATCTAATCCTGATACTAAGTTAAAG CGTCAAGTTCTTTTGGCATTAAGCAGTATAGCAAAACACTCTGTACACCTAGCAGAATCTATTATTGAAGCTGAAATTTTTCCTGATGTTCTTGTACACATGGCACATCCTGATGAATGTGTTGTTAAAGCTGCTGCAATGTTAACTAGAGAAATTTGTAAACATACATTAGAG ttGGCCCAACTTATAGTGAATATTGGTGGTATTGGTGCACTTGTTGAATTAATTAGCACCTCAAAATTAACAGTCAGATTGCCAGCAATAATGGCAATTGGATATATTGCTGGACACTTAGATCAGTTAGCTATTGCAGTCATAGGATCCAAA GGAATTGTTCACCTATCTACTATATTATATGAAGAAAATGACGATCATACACTTGCTGTCACTGTATGGGCAATTGGGCAAATTGGAAAGCATACATCAGAACATGCAAAAGCAGTTGCAGTCGCAAACATTCTTCCAAAGTTATTACAG CTGTACAATAATCCAAATAGCTCAGAAGATCTCAAAGCAAAATGCAATACAGCACTGAAACAAATACTACaaaaatgtatgtatattgaaGCTTTGGAATCCTTGCTGCATGATTCACCACCTAATATTCTAAAATATGTACTTGGACAATTTAGCAAG attttGCCTCATGATCCCAGGGCAAGAAGATTATTTGTAACATCCGGTGGTTTAAAGAAAGTACAAGAAATTCAAGCAGATCCTGGTTCAACACTTTTGGAgtatatacaaattataaattgctgTTTTCCAGATGAAATTGTCAG ATATTACTCTCCTGGATATCCAAACAGTCTTTTGGAAGCTGTAGAACAGTATCAACCGAAATGTCCTTCCCTATTTGCAATAGAAGAACACTTATCTTCTGATATTGATTCTAAATCTTCGCTATCATCTTTCAATGAAGAAGGTTAA
- the LOC117155017 gene encoding uncharacterized protein LOC117155017: MINNQHCVILNSGETNNYHQPVSAKPSVVSVSSIDSDVSDRRDVREELYAGIFRRHRKTILVLGSFLKMLRRYLDRLHALNRIYALIALHFDIVIQQKFW; encoded by the exons ATGATAAACAATCAACATTGTGTTATTCTTAATTCTGGAGAGACCAATAATTATCACCAACCGGTCTCTGCAAAACCTTCTGTTGTTTCTGTATCAAGTATTGATTCTGATGTAAGTGACAGAAGAGATGTACGTGAAGAACTTTATGCTGGGATCTTCAGAAGACACAGGAAGACCATACTTGTGTTAGGCAGTTTTCTCAAAATGTTAAGG aGATACTTGGATAGATTGCATGCTCTGAACCGAATATATGCCTTAATTGCTTTACATTTTGATATTGTCATACAACAAAAGTTTTGGTGA
- the LOC117155014 gene encoding uncharacterized protein LOC117155014 isoform X1: MTEELLSKEKEFHQLNKELEQKASNLIAKIDSVVNTYNNGCSNLNSRKHCVNATRERTACLNGITIQNKDNFQILVKRNSSLPHIFDQSVALKPKIESQKDNEDEVSKQKNLANKTVLNFLKAKVDILQDELQTMRIEYRKQCDICKNLESENNKIEIKLKAEIESLKETITKLENTNKELHCQSQALNTENSILKKDLDRLQKQVKITNQQSNSCLMRLNRSLENNDKLKNALKYSEVEEKELKTQIRKLEEDRKLTANHLGKQLSELIQVFKKQMLIVDNLKKQNACLLAVGQLKLTKEDFSRLLDQKPENV; this comes from the exons ATGACTGAAGAATTATTAtctaaagaaaaagaatttcatCAGTTGAATAAAGAACTTGAGCAGAAAGCAAGCAATTTGATAGCAAAAATAGATTCTGTTGTTAACACTTACAATAACGGATGCTCGAATCTTAATTCGAGGAAACATTGCGTAAATGCGACGAGAGAAAGAACAGCCTGTTTAAATGGTATAACAATacaaaataaagataattttCAGATTTTGGTTAAACGAAATTCATCTTTACCTCATATTTTCGATCAATCCGTTGCTTTGAAGCC aaAAATAGAATCACAGAAAGATAACGAGGATGAAGTTTCTAAGCAAAAGAACCTGGCAAATAAAACTGTTCTCAATTTCTTAAAAGCTAAGGTAGATATATTACAGGATGAGCTACAAACAATGCGAATTGAATATAGAAAACAG TGtgatatttgcaaaaatttgGAATCTGAAAACAACAAGATTGAAATTAAGTTAAAAGCTGAAATAGAGTCATTAAAAGAAACAATTACAAAATTAGAGAACACTAACAAGGAGTTGCACTGTCAATCACAAGCATTAAATACAGAAAATTCAATCTTAAAAAAA gACTTAGATAGACTTCAAAAGCAAGTAAAGATAACAAATCAACAGTCTAATAGTTGCTTGATGAGATTAAATAGATCTTTGGAAAATAATGATAAACTTAAGAATGCATTGAAATATTCTGAAGTAGAAGAAAAG GAATTGAAGACCCAAATTAGAAAGCTAGAAGAAGATAGAAAATTAACAGCTAATCACTTGGGAAAGCAACTTTCGGAATTAATACAAGTGTTTAAAAAACAAATGTTAATTGTAGATAACTTAAAGAAgcaaaat GCATGCTTACTGGCAGTTGGACAACTAAAATTAACAAAAGAAGATTTCTCAAGATTATTGGATCAGAAACCTGAAAATGTatga
- the LOC117155007 gene encoding uncharacterized protein LOC117155007 isoform X5 translates to MNKFYKKAALFVLRAIARHSPELASMVIQNNGLDTIIICLEDFDSGVKEATAWALGYIARHNKTLAQAIVDAGAVPLLVLALQEPELCLKQISASALFDISKHNIDLAETVVDAGAIPFLAKALSNPDTKLKRQVLLALSSIAKHSVHLAESIIEAEIFPDVLVHMAHPDECVVKAAAMLTREICKHTLELAQLIVNIGGIGALVELISTSKLTVRLPAIMAIGYIAGHLDQLAIAVIGSKGIVHLSTILYEENDDHTLAVTVWAIGQIGKHTSEHAKAVAVANILPKLLQLYNNPNSSEDLKAKCNTALKQILQKCMYIEALESLLHDSPPNILKYVLGQFSKILPHDPRARRLFVTSGGLKKVQEIQADPGSTLLEYIQIINCCFPDEIVRYYSPGYPNSLLEAVEQYQPKCPSLFAIEEHLSSDIDSKSSLSSFNEEEKEEHVRKLC, encoded by the exons ATGAAT aaattttataaaaaagcaGCCCTATTTGTTTTACGTGCAATTGCTAGACATTCCCCAGAATTGGCATCTATGGTGATTCAGAATAATGGATTGGATActataataatttgtttagaAGATTTTGATTCTGGTGTTAAGGAAGCTACTGCTTGGGCATTAGGATACATTGCTAGGCATAATAAGACTTTGGCTCAAGCCATAGTTGATGCAG GAGCTGTTCCACTTTTAGTCTTGGCCTTACAAGAACCTGAATTATGTTTAAAACAAATTAGTGCCTCTGCTTTATTCGATATAAGCAAACATAATATTGATCTTGCAGAAACAGTGGTTGATGCAGGAGCCATTCCTTTTCTTGCAAAGGCATTATCTAATCCTGATACTAAGTTAAAG CGTCAAGTTCTTTTGGCATTAAGCAGTATAGCAAAACACTCTGTACACCTAGCAGAATCTATTATTGAAGCTGAAATTTTTCCTGATGTTCTTGTACACATGGCACATCCTGATGAATGTGTTGTTAAAGCTGCTGCAATGTTAACTAGAGAAATTTGTAAACATACATTAGAG ttGGCCCAACTTATAGTGAATATTGGTGGTATTGGTGCACTTGTTGAATTAATTAGCACCTCAAAATTAACAGTCAGATTGCCAGCAATAATGGCAATTGGATATATTGCTGGACACTTAGATCAGTTAGCTATTGCAGTCATAGGATCCAAA GGAATTGTTCACCTATCTACTATATTATATGAAGAAAATGACGATCATACACTTGCTGTCACTGTATGGGCAATTGGGCAAATTGGAAAGCATACATCAGAACATGCAAAAGCAGTTGCAGTCGCAAACATTCTTCCAAAGTTATTACAG CTGTACAATAATCCAAATAGCTCAGAAGATCTCAAAGCAAAATGCAATACAGCACTGAAACAAATACTACaaaaatgtatgtatattgaaGCTTTGGAATCCTTGCTGCATGATTCACCACCTAATATTCTAAAATATGTACTTGGACAATTTAGCAAG attttGCCTCATGATCCCAGGGCAAGAAGATTATTTGTAACATCCGGTGGTTTAAAGAAAGTACAAGAAATTCAAGCAGATCCTGGTTCAACACTTTTGGAgtatatacaaattataaattgctgTTTTCCAGATGAAATTGTCAG ATATTACTCTCCTGGATATCCAAACAGTCTTTTGGAAGCTGTAGAACAGTATCAACCGAAATGTCCTTCCCTATTTGCAATAGAAGAACACTTATCTTCTGATATTGATTCTAAATCTTCGCTATCATCTTTCAATGAAGAAG AAAAGGAGGAACATGTGAGAAAGTTAtgttaa
- the LOC117155007 gene encoding sperm-associated antigen 6 isoform X1: MTARSILQVFDQYQKARLFFVQSIADFASKPNTIDCLEAAGVLDLLCPLLTDPVPSIQHTAAVALGKLANNSMKLAQAVVRMGILPQLLKNIDKQNKFYKKAALFVLRAIARHSPELASMVIQNNGLDTIIICLEDFDSGVKEATAWALGYIARHNKTLAQAIVDAGAVPLLVLALQEPELCLKQISASALFDISKHNIDLAETVVDAGAIPFLAKALSNPDTKLKRQVLLALSSIAKHSVHLAESIIEAEIFPDVLVHMAHPDECVVKAAAMLTREICKHTLELAQLIVNIGGIGALVELISTSKLTVRLPAIMAIGYIAGHLDQLAIAVIGSKGIVHLSTILYEENDDHTLAVTVWAIGQIGKHTSEHAKAVAVANILPKLLQLYNNPNSSEDLKAKCNTALKQILQKCMYIEALESLLHDSPPNILKYVLGQFSKILPHDPRARRLFVTSGGLKKVQEIQADPGSTLLEYIQIINCCFPDEIVRYYSPGYPNSLLEAVEQYQPKCPSLFAIEEHLSSDIDSKSSLSSFNEEEKEEHVRKLC; this comes from the exons atgaCAGCACGTTCAATTTTACAAG TCTTTGATCAGTACCAAAAGGCTCGTCTATTCTTTGTTCAATCCATTGCTGATTTTGCCTCAAAACCAAACACTATAGATTGTTTAGAAGCTGCTGGGGTTTTGGATCTCTTATGCCCTTTGTTAACAGATCCTGTACCATCTATTCAGCATACAGCTGCAGTTGCATTAGGAAAACTTGCAAATAATAGTATGAAATTGGCACAAGCTGTTGTAAGAATGGGTATTTTACCTCAATTATTGAAGAATATTGATAAACAAAAT aaattttataaaaaagcaGCCCTATTTGTTTTACGTGCAATTGCTAGACATTCCCCAGAATTGGCATCTATGGTGATTCAGAATAATGGATTGGATActataataatttgtttagaAGATTTTGATTCTGGTGTTAAGGAAGCTACTGCTTGGGCATTAGGATACATTGCTAGGCATAATAAGACTTTGGCTCAAGCCATAGTTGATGCAG GAGCTGTTCCACTTTTAGTCTTGGCCTTACAAGAACCTGAATTATGTTTAAAACAAATTAGTGCCTCTGCTTTATTCGATATAAGCAAACATAATATTGATCTTGCAGAAACAGTGGTTGATGCAGGAGCCATTCCTTTTCTTGCAAAGGCATTATCTAATCCTGATACTAAGTTAAAG CGTCAAGTTCTTTTGGCATTAAGCAGTATAGCAAAACACTCTGTACACCTAGCAGAATCTATTATTGAAGCTGAAATTTTTCCTGATGTTCTTGTACACATGGCACATCCTGATGAATGTGTTGTTAAAGCTGCTGCAATGTTAACTAGAGAAATTTGTAAACATACATTAGAG ttGGCCCAACTTATAGTGAATATTGGTGGTATTGGTGCACTTGTTGAATTAATTAGCACCTCAAAATTAACAGTCAGATTGCCAGCAATAATGGCAATTGGATATATTGCTGGACACTTAGATCAGTTAGCTATTGCAGTCATAGGATCCAAA GGAATTGTTCACCTATCTACTATATTATATGAAGAAAATGACGATCATACACTTGCTGTCACTGTATGGGCAATTGGGCAAATTGGAAAGCATACATCAGAACATGCAAAAGCAGTTGCAGTCGCAAACATTCTTCCAAAGTTATTACAG CTGTACAATAATCCAAATAGCTCAGAAGATCTCAAAGCAAAATGCAATACAGCACTGAAACAAATACTACaaaaatgtatgtatattgaaGCTTTGGAATCCTTGCTGCATGATTCACCACCTAATATTCTAAAATATGTACTTGGACAATTTAGCAAG attttGCCTCATGATCCCAGGGCAAGAAGATTATTTGTAACATCCGGTGGTTTAAAGAAAGTACAAGAAATTCAAGCAGATCCTGGTTCAACACTTTTGGAgtatatacaaattataaattgctgTTTTCCAGATGAAATTGTCAG ATATTACTCTCCTGGATATCCAAACAGTCTTTTGGAAGCTGTAGAACAGTATCAACCGAAATGTCCTTCCCTATTTGCAATAGAAGAACACTTATCTTCTGATATTGATTCTAAATCTTCGCTATCATCTTTCAATGAAGAAG AAAAGGAGGAACATGTGAGAAAGTTAtgttaa
- the LOC117155007 gene encoding sperm-associated antigen 6 isoform X4, whose translation MTARSILQVFDQYQKARLFFVQSIADFASKPNTIDCLEAAGVLDLLCPLLTDPVPSIQHTAAVALGKLANNSMKLAQAVVRMGILPQLLKNIDKQNKFYKKAALFVLRAIARHSPELASMVIQNNGLDTIIICLEDFDSGVKEATAWALGYIARHNKTLAQAIVDAGAVPLLVLALQEPELCLKQISASALFDISKHNIDLAETVVDAGAIPFLAKALSNPDTKLKRQVLLALSSIAKHSVHLAESIIEAEIFPDVLVHMAHPDECVVKAAAMLTREICKHTLELAQLIVNIGGIGALVELISTSKLTVRLPAIMAIGYIAGHLDQLAIAVIGSKGIVHLSTILYEENDDHTLAVTVWAIGQIGKHTSEHAKAVAVANILPKLLQLYNNPNSSEDLKAKCNTALKQILQKCMYIEALESLLHDSPPNILKYVLGQFSKILLSWISKQSFGSCRTVSTEMSFPICNRRTLIF comes from the exons atgaCAGCACGTTCAATTTTACAAG TCTTTGATCAGTACCAAAAGGCTCGTCTATTCTTTGTTCAATCCATTGCTGATTTTGCCTCAAAACCAAACACTATAGATTGTTTAGAAGCTGCTGGGGTTTTGGATCTCTTATGCCCTTTGTTAACAGATCCTGTACCATCTATTCAGCATACAGCTGCAGTTGCATTAGGAAAACTTGCAAATAATAGTATGAAATTGGCACAAGCTGTTGTAAGAATGGGTATTTTACCTCAATTATTGAAGAATATTGATAAACAAAAT aaattttataaaaaagcaGCCCTATTTGTTTTACGTGCAATTGCTAGACATTCCCCAGAATTGGCATCTATGGTGATTCAGAATAATGGATTGGATActataataatttgtttagaAGATTTTGATTCTGGTGTTAAGGAAGCTACTGCTTGGGCATTAGGATACATTGCTAGGCATAATAAGACTTTGGCTCAAGCCATAGTTGATGCAG GAGCTGTTCCACTTTTAGTCTTGGCCTTACAAGAACCTGAATTATGTTTAAAACAAATTAGTGCCTCTGCTTTATTCGATATAAGCAAACATAATATTGATCTTGCAGAAACAGTGGTTGATGCAGGAGCCATTCCTTTTCTTGCAAAGGCATTATCTAATCCTGATACTAAGTTAAAG CGTCAAGTTCTTTTGGCATTAAGCAGTATAGCAAAACACTCTGTACACCTAGCAGAATCTATTATTGAAGCTGAAATTTTTCCTGATGTTCTTGTACACATGGCACATCCTGATGAATGTGTTGTTAAAGCTGCTGCAATGTTAACTAGAGAAATTTGTAAACATACATTAGAG ttGGCCCAACTTATAGTGAATATTGGTGGTATTGGTGCACTTGTTGAATTAATTAGCACCTCAAAATTAACAGTCAGATTGCCAGCAATAATGGCAATTGGATATATTGCTGGACACTTAGATCAGTTAGCTATTGCAGTCATAGGATCCAAA GGAATTGTTCACCTATCTACTATATTATATGAAGAAAATGACGATCATACACTTGCTGTCACTGTATGGGCAATTGGGCAAATTGGAAAGCATACATCAGAACATGCAAAAGCAGTTGCAGTCGCAAACATTCTTCCAAAGTTATTACAG CTGTACAATAATCCAAATAGCTCAGAAGATCTCAAAGCAAAATGCAATACAGCACTGAAACAAATACTACaaaaatgtatgtatattgaaGCTTTGGAATCCTTGCTGCATGATTCACCACCTAATATTCTAAAATATGTACTTGGACAATTTAGCAAG ATATTACTCTCCTGGATATCCAAACAGTCTTTTGGAAGCTGTAGAACAGTATCAACCGAAATGTCCTTCCCTATTTGCAATAGAAGAACACTTATCTTCTGA